From one Sesamum indicum cultivar Zhongzhi No. 13 linkage group LG13, S_indicum_v1.0, whole genome shotgun sequence genomic stretch:
- the LOC105176351 gene encoding ATP-dependent RNA helicase-like protein DB10, which translates to MAATASSASVRYAPEDPTLPKPWRGLVDCKTGYLYFWNPETNITQYERPVASLHATALPSQESLSSSVQTTPGHCWKNESEDRYNQGSNGGSEKVASGAGTNQTARIRSDYSLNDPNLRTGTAHGPFASKGAETGLSAESYRLRHEITVTGDNVPQPFSSFEATGFPSEILREVKSAGFSAPTPIQAQSWPIALRGRDIVAIAKTGSGKTLGYLIPGFIHLKQRHNNPKLGPTVLVLSPTRELATQIQDEAVKFGKSSRISCTCLYGGAPKGPQLKDLDRGVDVVVATPGRLNDILEMNRVSLHQVSYLVLDEADRMLDMGFEPQIRKIVKEVPSRRQTLMYTATWPKEVRRIAADLLVNPVQVNIGNVDELAANKSITQYVEVLSPMDKRRRLEQILRSQEPGSKIIIFCSTKKMCDHLAGNLTRQFGAAAIHGDKSQGERDHVLNQFRTGRSPVLVATDVAARGLDIKDIRVVINYDFPTGIEDYVHRIGRTGRAGATGVAYTFFCDQDARHASDLVKLLEGANQKVPVEVRDMASRGGGMGRGRRQWSSGPSGQFDSSYSGRDGGRGGWGMSSSPDRGLSGGYDYKQHERHGAGSFEQDTNATGSFHYKSFHESMMAAAKDGGTSGSSPNRNFGWVENQGRARSRSPERFGGAAPTRRSFHETMMEQARPLPSTNEQTLPHGNANTKESKSCDGPQSHCEQSISTPDVNEKETVGASHNNAGQELGESSPRQSGNEEFGHGLDTNDRDEEDKGMLLAEENRHLSSCWGIHIVQVRL; encoded by the exons ATGGCTGCCACTGCCTCATCTGCTAGTGTACGGTATGCGCCGGAGGACCCCACCCTCCCAAAACCATGGAGAGGACTTGTTGATTGTAAGACTGGATATTTGTACTTCTGGAATCCAGAGACCAATATAACCCAATATGAGAGACCTGTTGCCTCCTTGCATGCAACCGCTCTACCGTCTCAAGAATCTCTGAGTTCATCTGTTCAAACGACCCCAGGACACTGCtggaaaaatgaaagtgaAGACAGATATAACCAAGGTAGCAATGGTGGCTCAGAGAAGGTTGCTTCTGGAGCAGGAACTAATCAG ACTGCCAGAATCCGATCAGATTACTCACTGAATGATCCAAATTTGAGAACTGGCACTGCACATGGGCCATTTGCATCTAAAGGTGCAGAAACTGGTTTGTCTGCCGAGTCTTATCGTCTTCGCCATGAAATTACTGTAACT GGAGATAATGTGCCCCAGCCATTCTCCTCATTTGAAGCCACTGGTTTTCCTTCAGAGATTTTACGGGAG GTAAAAAGTGCTGGCTTTTCTGCTCCAACTCCAATCCAGGCGCAATCATGGCCCATTGCTCTTCGAGGTCGTGATATAGTTGCCATTGCTAAGACAGGGTCTGGCAAGACTTTGGGTTACTTGATTCCTGGATTTATTCATTTGAAACAAAGGCATAATAATCCTAAATTAGGCCCAACGGTTTTGGTTCTCTCACCAACAAGAGAGTTGGCTACTCAGATACAAGATGAAGCTGTGAAGTTCGGAAAATCATCTAGGATATCTTGTACG TGTTTATATGGAGGTGCACCTAAAGGTCCTCAGTTGAAAGACTTGGACAGAGGTGTGGATGTTGTGGTGGCTACTCCTGGTCGATTGAATGATATTCTGGAGATGAATAGAGTTAGCCTCCATCAAGTGTCATATTTGGTATTAGATGAGGCAGACAGGATGCTGGACATGGGTTTTGAACCCCAGATAAGGAAAATTGTGAAGGAGGTGCCTTCTCGTAGGCAAACCCTGATGTACACGGCGACATGGCCGAAGGAAGTGCGCAGAATTGCTGCTGATTTACTGGTTAACCCCGTTCAAGTTAACATCGGAAATGTTGATGAGCTTGCTGCGAACAAATCAATAACCCAG TATGTTGAAGTTTTATCACCAATGGATAAGCGCCGACGCCTGGAACAAATATTGAGATCTCAAGAACCAGGAtcaaagataattattttctgcTCTACAAAGAAAATGTGCGACCACCTTGCAGGTAACCTAACCCGGCAATTTGGAGCTGCTGCTATTCATGGTGACAAATCTCAGGGTGAGAGGGATCATGTTTTGAATCAATTTCGCACGGGAAGGTCCCCGGTGCTTGTAGCCACTGATGTTGCTGCTCGAGGACTGGACATTAAGGATATCAG GGTGGTGATAAATTATGACTTCCCAACAGGAATAGAGGACTATGTTCACAGAATTGGAAGAACTGGACGAGCAGGTGCCACTGGGGTGGCTTATACTTTTTTCTGTGACCAAGATGCAAGACATGCATCAGATCTTGTCAAACTTTTAGAAGGAGCAAACCAAAAGGTTCCTGTTGAAGTTCGTGATATGGCTTCACGTGGTGGTGGAATGGGAAGGGGAAGGCGCCAGTGGAGCTCTGGCCCTAGTGGACAGTTTGATTCCTCGTACAGTGGAAGGGATGGGGGAAGGGGAGGTTGGGGCATGTCATCATCTCCAGATAGAGGTCTTTCCGGCGGTTATGACTACAAGCAGCATGAAag ACATGGTGCTGGATCCTTTGAACAAGACACGAATGCTACAGGAAGCTTCCATTATAAGAGCTTTCACGAGAGCATGATGGCTGCTGCAAAAGATGGAGGTACAAGTGGCAGTAGCCCCAACAGGAATTTTGGATGGGTTGAGAACCAAGGTAGAGCCCGTAGCCGTAGCCCTGAGAGATTTGGTGGAGCAGCTCCTACCAGACGTAGTTTTCATGAAACTATGATGGAGCAGGCTCGACCATTGCCATCTACCAATGAGCAAACCTTACCTCATGGCAATGCTAATACGAAGGAATCTAAGAGTTGTGATGGCCCACAGAGTCATTGTGAGCAATCAATCTCCACACCTGATGTTAACGAAAAGGAAACTGTTGGAGCATCACATAACAATGCTGGGCAGGAATTGGGAGAATCATCTCCCAGGCAATCAGGAAATGAAGAGTTTGGCCATGGATTAGACACCAATGACCGGGATGAGGAAGATAAAGGTATGCTGTTAGCAGAAGAAAACAGG CATCTTAGCAGCTGTTGGGGGATTCATATTGTGCAAGTAAGACTTTGA